The Sporosarcina sp. FSL W7-1349 genome contains the following window.
TCCTAGAACTTGAGCCGCTTCATATTGCCCTTTGTCGATTGCCAGAAGGCCTCCTCTGAAAATCTCTGCAAAATACGCAGCATAGTTCAGGACGAAACCTAGGCAAGCCGCCACAAACCGATCCAGCACCAAATACTCGCCCACGATCGGCAATAGCGGTAAACCGAATACGACAAACAGGAGTTGGAGTAGTAGCGGAGTTCCCCGCAGCAAGTAAATATACGTACTGGCCAACCAGGAAAGCGGCTTGAAACTGCTCCGTACGGCAAGGGTCAGGAGGAATCCCAACGGAATGGAAAGGACAATCGCAATGATGAACAAGAGAACGGTCACTTGTGCCCCTTCTAGCATCGGTTTCAATATATTGTTTAGATATTCGAACGACATGAAGGTTTCCTCCAAAAACAAAACAGGGTTTCGCTAGGAAATCCTGTTTGTCCACTATTTGTACTTCTTATTTTACAACTTTATCTTCGCCGAACCATTTATTTGAAATTTCAGCAGCTGTTCCGTCTTCATTCATTGCATCGAGTGCGGCTTGAAGGCTTTCCAGCAACTCTTCGTTCCCTTTTTTAACGCCGACGCCATACTCTTCAGGAGCGAGGGATTCTTCAAGAACTTTAAATGTGCCTTCTTCCTTCGACATGTAATAGTCAATGACGACTTCGTCAATTACGACAGCATCCACACGGCCCGTTTTCAAATCTGTCAATGCTAAGACGTTGTCTGCAAATTCTGTAATATCCTTCACTTTTTCATGCACAGGATCCGCGCTTAGCGCATCAGATGCCGAGGATAGCGCTTGAAGGCCTATCACTTTGCCATCCAAGTCAGCCAACTTTGTAATTTCTTCATTGTCCGCAAGCGTAGCGACAACTTGTGCATTACGCAGATATGGTTTTGTGAAAAGGACTT
Protein-coding sequences here:
- a CDS encoding amino acid ABC transporter substrate-binding protein, whose product is MKRFAFGLLMMVGILALISACGTSKTEEDKTDSTSGTTDTATEGEDKAEKETIIIGIDDKFAPMGFRDEKNEIVGFDIDYARAAAEHMGMEAKFQPIDWKTKETELASGRIDLIWNGYTITDERKEKVLFTKPYLRNAQVVATLADNEEITKLADLDGKVIGLQALSSASDALSADPVHEKVKDITEFADNVLALTDLKTGRVDAVVIDEVVIDYYMSKEEGTFKVLEESLAPEEYGVGVKKGNEELLESLQAALDAMNEDGTAAEISNKWFGEDKVVK
- a CDS encoding amino acid ABC transporter permease; amino-acid sequence: MSFEYLNNILKPMLEGAQVTVLLFIIAIVLSIPLGFLLTLAVRSSFKPLSWLASTYIYLLRGTPLLLQLLFVVFGLPLLPIVGEYLVLDRFVAACLGFVLNYAAYFAEIFRGGLLAIDKGQYEAAQVLGLNKWQTTTRVILPQMFRIALPAVANESVTLVKDTALLYAVAVPELLHFAQTAVNRDFTIVPFFIAGIIYLMITLTLTTFFKWLEKRFKFD